Proteins co-encoded in one Megalops cyprinoides isolate fMegCyp1 chromosome 1, fMegCyp1.pri, whole genome shotgun sequence genomic window:
- the zgc:112496 gene encoding uncharacterized protein zgc:112496 produces the protein MPLNGPLFDCKDPAVWRKVYEKYWQVVELKSVGKGKKQGKLLSLDKWYQEELPAAIAGRSERFLTQPELVKLMEWKLIRGKFRPRLQQLVASNSGETVERCTRKAFSLLPDVTAAITELSSLKALGPATASAVLAAGAPEQAAFMADEAVESIPSLRPIQYTAKHYSLYLQKVVELTQALNKVDSEQDWTPHRVELCLWAWAVASQLQPSLLQESCGEETKASKPPAKRQKIK, from the exons atgcctcttAATGGCCCTCTGTTTGACTGTAAGGACCCGGCAGTGTGGAGAAAGGTCTATGAGAAATACTGGCAAGTGGTAGAGCTCAAGTCAGTGGGCAAGGGCAAGAAGCAGGGAAAGCTGCTTTCCCTAGATAAATG GTATCAGGAGGAGCTGCCTGCAGCCATAGCTGGCAGGTCGGAGCGGTTTCTTACTCAGCCAGAGCTGGTCAAACTGATGGAGTGGAAGCTAATT AGAGGAAAGTTCCGTCCCAGGTTGCAGCAGCTTGTGGCCAGTAACTCCGGTGAGACAGTGGAGAGGTGCACCAGGAAGGCTTTCAGTCTCCTCCCTGATGTCACTGCCGCCATCACCGAACTCAGCTCTCTGAAAGCCCTGGGCCCAGCCACTGCCTCAG cGGTGCTGGCTGCTGGAGCTCCAGAGCAGGCTGCCTTCATGGCTGATGAGGCAGTGGAGAGCATTCCCAGTCTGAGGCCTATTCAGTACACAGCCAAGCACTACTCTCTGTACCTTCAGAAAGTAGTGGAGCTCACACAGGCTCTCAACAAAG TGGACAGTGAACAGGACTGGACACCCCACAGGGTagagctgtgtctgtgggcttGGGCTGTGGCCAGTCAGCTGCAGCCGTCTCTGCTTCAGGAGAGCTGTGGTGAGGAGACTAAGGCCAGCAAGCCACCAGCCAAGAGACAGAAGATCAAGTAG